The Prochlorococcus marinus XMU1412 genome includes the window CCGAATTGTAGTTATTTTCATCCATAAAACCTTCCAATGGAGAAAAAGCTCCAACCATCAAAAGTTCTACATCGCATGCATTTCTCTCGCTACATTCAAACTCATAAGTAGCATTAGAGATAAGATCATTTGTAAGTTTTTTATCTTTGATAATTAAATTTTTTAGTTCTCCTCCATAAGGCGGTATTAGTCCATCAGTATCTGTTTTACTTTTTTGTTGTAATTCCATTTTTAAAATTGATAAAGAAAAATTTTGAAAAAAAAAAGAGGGGTTTAACCCCCTTTTTCTCTTGAGTAAGATTTATGCCTTTCTTCCGTAAAGCTCCCCTATTATTTTTACATCAAGTGGATCCTTTGAACCCATATCTGTATCTGAAGGTTGGATAGCTTCAAAAGTACCAGCAAATTCGTCTGTGTCAGAATCTACATTGTTGATTGAAAGAGTAATAACGCCAGTACCATTTACATCAACTTTAATATTTTCTTTTGCAAGTTCTTCGTCATCTCCTCCTAATGCAACTAAACCTTGAGCATATTCAACACCAGTATTTTTAGCTCTTGCTTTAGGATCTAGAAAGTCACCAGTTCTGTAGTTAGGTGTAAATGTTGAACCATTAACCTCAGTGCCTGGCTCAATAGATGAAGGTAAATCAGCAGTAAGATCTTTTGCTGAGAATGCGAATGGCACCTCTAAACCACCAGGAGTTAAAACAGTTATAAGTTGAAAATCAATACCACCCTTTTCAGTGAAAGTTCCTGAATCTATATCTCCATAAACTTCTGTGACTGTGGTGTTATTTCTAGGACTTATAATTTTTGTAGAAACAAATTCTGCAGCTTTTCTTTTTGTCCCTGGCACTTTTACATAAACTTCTGTTGGATGCATACATATTCCTTTAAGGCTATCTCCATTCCCTAGAGATATTGATCCGACAAGAGATGAGTCTAATGTAGGGCAATCATTAGCTTTTCCTGTGTTAACAACATCTGTGAATTGTGCATTTCCTCTTTCAGAAAAAGCAAATGTTTTAACAGGTACGAAAGCAAAAGTTATACAAATTGAAATAACAAAAGCTAAGAAAGAACGAATTCTCATAATTAAAGTTGCAGTAAAGTTCTGTGACGATAGATTAAAGGTCATCTAATAAGTTCAGTACGGATATTACAAGGGAAAGGACCATAAAAGATAGGACTATTAAATCCTCGAAACAACCCGTAGCTTTTTAGATTTTAAAAAACTGGAATCATTTTAAGCTATCACATTATTTTTAATGATTAAGATTACAAAAAAATACAAATTAAAAAATTTTTTTTTATTTTTTAAATGAAATAATTTGGGTTATTAATTTATTTGCTAAATCAATTTTTGATGTTTTTTTAATGTAGTGTTCCATATTGTTAGTATCGAATAGCCAGCCTTCATTTTGTGCCAAAAAGCCAAATCCTTGACCTTCAAGATCAATTGGATTTGCGAATAGATAATCACAACCCTTTTGGATAATCTTTTCTTTAATTGTCATTCGTGCTTCTTCGATAGATCCTGTAAAAGCACAAAAGCCTACAAAAACTTGGTTATCTTTTTTTGATTTACTAATTGTTTTTAAGATATCTGGGACTAGCTCAAAGTTTTGATTCAAATGAGCATTAATTTGATTTTTTGGAATTTTGGCTGAAGTATCAGAGGTTATCTTGAAATCAGATACTGCTGCATTCATGAAAAAATAATCGCAATTTGATATTTCATTATTAAGTTCCCTAATTAAATCAACACTATTTTCAATTTCATATCTTTTTATTCCATCAGTAAGATTCTTGTCGATTTTCAGAGGCCCATGAACATATTTTACTTGTGCTCCTCTGAACCTCGCTACTTGAGAAAGAAGTAGGCCCATAGCTCCAGAACTTTTGTTAGTAATGTGTCTTGCCGCGTCAATTTTCTCTGAGGTACAACCTCCAGTTATTAAAATTTCTTTATTAAGTAAATCTTTGCGATATTCATTTTGTTTGTGTGAAGCTATAAATTCAAGAGCTAATTGGATTAGATCATTTGAAGGTATCTTACCGATGCCAATAGCATCACATGCTAAGAGACCTTCACTTGGTTGCAAAGATAAAACATTTTCGTAATTCTGTAAATTCTCATAATTTTTTTGGACAGCTTTATTAAGCCACATTTTTGTATTCATTGCTGGTGCAACAATAATTGGCTTTATATTTGCTATTAAGATGCTTGGAATCAATCCCTCAGCATTTCCAGTTACCCATTTTGCTAATGTTGTCGCTGTTAAAGGGGCGATGATTAAAATATCAGCCCAATTACCTAGTTCTATGTGAAGAGGTGTTGATTGACTATCAGACCATTGATCATTTTCTAAAATGCAGGGGTTTCTACTTAAAATAGAAAGAGAAAGCGGCTTTATTAATTTTTCTGCATTTTTTGATAAAACGCATCTTATTTCATAATTTTCTTTCGCTAATTGGCTAACTAATAATGGAATTCTTACAGCTGCAATACTCCCAGTTATTAATAAAAGAACCTTTATTTTGGAGTCCTTAGTTTTAGTTTTCATCGAAAGGTTCCTGATCGAGGAGATGGGTATAATTAGTTGTTAATTCAGGCCTATTGATTGCAAGTGCCCTCAGTAAATGCCAGTCCTTTAAACCATCAAATGGACTATTATAATTATCTTCCTCTAGCCTTTTAGCGAGCTCAAGGGTCATTTCTTCATCAAAAGAATTTACTAGTTCCTCACTTATTTTATTTTCTGAAATAAATTTCATATTGAGTAAAGTCAATATACTCTAATAATAATGCTTCAAGTAATTTTTTAAAATTGATATAAGAATTAAGTATATATTTTCAAGGGTATTATAATTTTTAATTTCTATAATCTTTCCAAATTTTTGTTAGGTCATTTATCTTCATTCTCAATCATAAATATGCAAACTCTCCTTTTCAAAAATATTCTTCCTTAAAATATCCGTGTAATTATTTACATCATGTCGCAAACCAAAAGAGAGCAAGTCATTAGTCACATACGCTATTTAAGGCAAGAGCTCAGAGAAATGCATTTAGGAATAAAAGAAGATAACCTTTTCCCTGAACCAGGCGAATTAAGAGGATTAATGGCTCAGTTCGAAGCATTACTTGAATTAATAGAAGGAAATACTAAAATTCAATCAAATTCTGAAGCGGCCTAGTTTAATGAAAAATGGTTGTTAAACCTCAAAAGACAAAATTTCAGCTAAAAATTGTGGAAAATATTCAGACATTAAGTTTTTGGGCTAACAATCCATGGCGAAGATATTCAATATCATTGATTACTCTTTTAATCGGCTACTTTTTTGGAAGTTCTCTTGGTATGGTAAGTGCCGTTGTGGAACTCATGGATCCTGTAGCCGCGTTTTTAGCAGTAGTTTTTATTGAGTTTTTAATACTTCTAAGAAGAAATTTTAGATTTGAAAGGAAAAAAAAATTTTTAGTACTTTTATTAGATTCTTTAAGATTGGGATTGTTTTATGGTTTCTTTACTGAAAGTCTTAAGTTGCTATAAATTTAGTTGTTGTGTTTTTGTAACAGATAAAGCAAAGCCATTCTTATGGGGATACCATTTGCAACTTGATTATTAATTAAGCAATTAGGATATCGATCTACCACTTTGCTACTGATTTCAATATCTCTATTAATGGGACCAGGATGTAGAATTGGGATCTCTTTATTATTTAAGGATAATTTCTCTGGGGTTAAGCCATAATCCAAACTATATGAATCAATGCTACTTAGTAAATTTTCCATCATTCTCTCTTTCTGGAGTCTTAAAACAATAATCGCATCTGCAATTTTTATTGATTCTTCCAATGATCTAGAAATCTTTATGGAACCTCTTGATTTAACAGGATCTTCTGTTTGATTTGGCGCGGGGGTTTTTAAAAAATTGATAAATTCATCAGGTATTAATGTCTTAGGACCACATAAGATTATATCGGCGCCGAATGCACTCAAAGCCCAAAGATTTGATCTAGCAACCCTTGAATGATTAACATCTCCAATAATTAAAATTTTTTTGGAATTTAAAACCTCTGGATTCAGTGTTTTTTTGGAAAAGAATTTTATCAATGTATAGATGTCAAGCAATCCTTGGCTTGGGTGACTATGTAATCCATCTCCCGCATTAAGAACCGAAGTCTTGGAATTTATTGCATCAAGTTTTTTTGCGATCTCAAAGGTAATGTAACTTGATGAATGTCTAATAACTAATGTATCCGCCCCCATAGCAGAATAAGTTATGGCTGTATCAATTATTGTTTCGCCTTTTGTTAGAGAGCTAGAGGATGGCGCAAACGTTTGGACATCAGCAGAAAGTCTTTTTGCTGCAAGCTCAAAACTATTTTTTGTTCTTGTACTAGCTTCAAAAAATAAAGAAGTTACCAAAGTCCCTTGTAAGGCCGGTATCTTTTTTGTTCCTGCATTCTTTAGTGCATCAAATCTATTAGCTAATTCAAATACTGACTCATAATCTTTAATTGAAAAATTAGCTAGTGTGTGGATATGTTTATGAGGCCAAATTTGCATTACGCTTAAAAAGATAAATGATTATTGAAATTTAGGTGTTCTGTCACCTTTTAATCTTTTACTTACACTCCTACTATTTTTGAGATACCAACGCCATTTTATATTTTTTGCCTTTGATATGCCAATTCTCGTAGTTTGAATAAGATCTTTTTCTTCTAGATTGGATTCTCTTGGAGAAATCCATAAAGATTTGTTATTAAGAACTTCAAGTGCGTTAAATGAAATGTCTACACTATATGTTTTAGTTACTAGGCCAGGTCCCGAAGCTAATCTTTCATTCTTATTAGAGATAAAAACCGATCTTATCAAAACACCACTCGCAAAATTTTCTTTATCAGTAACTATGTTTAAACAATGATGAATGCCATAAGATTTGTAAATATAAAATGTGCCAGGTTTACCAAATAATGATTTGTTTGATTCAGTCATTTTACGGTAGCCATGACAGGCCTCTTCTTCCTGTGAATAAGCTTCAGTTTCAACAATAACCCCTTTAACTTGATCTATCTCATTATTTTTTTTTATGAGGTGGCAGCCTATTAAATCAGGAGCAACAAGTTTAGAGTGCCGAAAAAAAAAATTTTTTGGAAATAATTCTTCTTCTATTTTTCAATATCTATCTATAACATATTTAGCTGAGAAAAATAATTAAGGCTATTAATTTATAATGATTTTCAAAAAGATGTGATTATTTTTTAAATTATTTATAATTCAAAGGATATATAAATATTATGTTCTCAATAAACTATTATTTAATAATAAAGATATTAAAGACATGTCAAAAATAACTAAAGAGGAAGTTAAAAAAGTTGCTCATTTAGCGAGATTAGAACTTAACGGGAATGAAATTAATAATCATGCAGAACAATTAGAAAAGATATTGGATTATATAAAACAACTTGAAAAAATTGATACAGATGATGTCCCCTGTACAACTAGAGCTATAGAGGTTGTAAATGTATTTAGAAAAGACGAAAAGAAAAATTCTGATTGCAATGAAGAACTTTTAGAATTGGGCCCATCGAAAGAGGATAAATATTTTAAAGTACCAAAAATTATTAATGAATGAGTAAGTTAGTTGCTTCCAATAAATGTTTTGTTGACTATCTTTAATAAAAATTTTTTTATTTTAAAGCTTGGATATAAATTTATGATTTTTCGTATTTTCCCCCTCTTTTTACTATGACTCCTTACACCTATTAATAAATCATAAATAAAGTTAAAAATGTCTTCTTTACTTTCAAATATACCAACCCTTTGGGGGGAGCCTTTTTTATCCAATAAAGGCTTGGTTTTTTCATAAGCTATTTTGTATTCAAACCAAGGAATCGAAGGCCAAAGATGATGAATGAGATGATAATTTTGTCCCATTATTAATAAATTCATAAATTTGCTTGGATAAACTCGAGAATTTATCCATTTATTTCTTGATCGAAATGGTCTATGGGGTAAATAATCAAAAAATATTCCTAAGGTAACCCCGACCATTAATGCTGGACCGAACCATAAATTATAAATTAAATTCATAAAGTCAAATTTCAAACCTGCCAAGATAATTGTTATGAATATTGATCTTTCAATTCCCCATTGTAGTAATTCATATCTTCGCCAAAGTTTTCTTTGAAAGAAAAATACCTCATGATAAAAAAATCTAGGAGCAATTAGCCAAATTGGACCAAAAGTACTGACAATATGATCTGGATCATTTTTGGGGTGATTTACATGTATATGATGTTGTAAATGAACTCTCGTAAAAACTGGAAAGCTAAACCCTAATAGAATTGCTGAGCCATGACCCATTGCTTGATTTATCCAAGGAACTGGATGAGCAGCTTTATGACAGGCATCATGAATTACAGTACCTTCAATATGTAAAGCTAAAAACGCAGTGGCTACAAGTAAAGGTAAAGGCCAAACACCTCTATACCATTGCCATATGCTAAGAAAAGCAAGAAAATAACCGCCAAAAAATAAACCTAATGTTGGGTTCCAAAAACTTGGCGGATCTACGTAATTTTTAATCTCTTTTTGCCAATTAAATGTTTTTGAAGAATTAGTTTTTTTCGTTGTATTTTTACTGGTTAAGTTTGAAATCGTTTCTTTTATTCTTTAAATAATATAACTAATATTTTAAGATGATTGCATGCTTAAACATAAAAAATTTCTTTTAAGAGATTTTTAATTGAATTTAATGTGTCAAATTAATCATCTTGAGAAAAAAAATTTTTAAAATAAACCTCTTTCAATTATTATTTTATTTGAGCGGTCGTGGCGGAATTGGTAGACGCGCGAGTTTTAGGTACTCGTATCTTCGGGTGTGGGAGTTCAAGTCTCCCCGACCGCACTTAAGGAAATTCTGATAGATAGTTTGCTTATCTATATCAACTCTTATAATTTAATTGAGTAGTTAATCTAATGAATAGTTTGATATTTTACTTGGGAACTTTTTATATTGTAATTGGGGTCATTTTCCTGACTGTACCTATAATTTATCTTGAGCTCGGCAAACCAAAAGACTTAATAAAAGCTTTTTTTAATTTATTAATAGGTTTGATATTAATAATTAAAAATAAAACATTAGATGAATCATTTTTTGTAATTTTCCTTTTTTTAACAGTACTAGTTATTTTTTATCTAGTAGAGATTTTTTTATCTAGATGGTACCAATTAACAGATATCGAAAAGAAAAAATTAACTACCTTTGTGGAGTTTAAAAACAACTTTTCGAAAATATTAGAGTCTATTAATCTTGTATTTGGTGATTTCACGAAACCTTCAAATTTTTTTAATTTTGGTAGCAATAATAAAAATACAATCCAAAAAAAGTGGGTAAGAAATGATAAAAATGATAATATAAAAGTCTGAAATTAAATAAATTGGTTATTTGAAAAATCCCAAAAAAACTACAGGTCAATTAAGAAAGAATATAATGAATTAGATTTATTTAAATAATTCTTTTGATCACCAATATTTTTATATCGTCGTATGAAATCTCAAAATAGCAAAGAACAAAAATCAGACTTTTCTTATAAAGAAACTTTAAATTTACTAAAAACTGACTTCTCAATGCGTGCTAACTCAGTTGTAAGAGAACCTGAGATTCAAAATTTTTGGGCAAACAATGATATTGATTTCCAATTAGGTTCAAGTAATTCAGGCGAAATATTTACATTACATGATGGGCCTCCCTACGCAAATGGAGCGCTTCATATGGGTCATGCCCTTAATAAAGTTTTAAAAGACATAATTAATAAGTACAAAACCTTAAGAGGATTTAGGGTCCATTTCGTACCTGGTTGGGACTGCCATGGATTACCTATTGAATTAAAAGTTCTTCAGAATTTAAAATCTGATGAAAGAAAGAATCTGGACATTCTAACTTTAAGAAAAAAGGCTACAGATTATGCCCATATCCAAATTAATAATCAAAAGGAGGGTTTCAAAAGGTGGGGCATATGGGGAGATTGGAATAACCCTTACTTAACTCTGAAGAAAAGTTATGAATCTGCTCAGATTGGAGTATTTGGGAAAATGTTTTTAAATGGTTATATATATCGAGGTCTTAAACCTGTGCATTGGAGTCCAAGTTCAAGGACTGCACTTGCAGAAGCAGAATTAGAATACCCTGATGAACATTATTCAAAAAGTATTTATGTTTCATTAAAAATCACTAAAATACCTGAGGAAATTCTATTAAATTTCACCCAAGAAAATCTTAATATCAAAAAAGATTTTTTTCAAAATAATTCTTTCATAACTATTTGGACCACTACTCCTTGGACCATACCTGCAAATGAAGCAGTTGCAGTAAATCCAAAAATAAATTACGTTTTTGCTATCGATGAAGAGAAACGAATTTACCTTTATGCAAAGGATTTATCTTCTGAAATAAGTAAAAA containing:
- a CDS encoding fatty acid desaturase, whose amino-acid sequence is MKNYVDPPSFWNPTLGLFFGGYFLAFLSIWQWYRGVWPLPLLVATAFLALHIEGTVIHDACHKAAHPVPWINQAMGHGSAILLGFSFPVFTRVHLQHHIHVNHPKNDPDHIVSTFGPIWLIAPRFFYHEVFFFQRKLWRRYELLQWGIERSIFITIILAGLKFDFMNLIYNLWFGPALMVGVTLGIFFDYLPHRPFRSRNKWINSRVYPSKFMNLLIMGQNYHLIHHLWPSIPWFEYKIAYEKTKPLLDKKGSPQRVGIFESKEDIFNFIYDLLIGVRSHSKKRGKIRKIINLYPSFKIKKFLLKIVNKTFIGSN
- a CDS encoding aspartate carbamoyltransferase catalytic subunit, whose protein sequence is MQIWPHKHIHTLANFSIKDYESVFELANRFDALKNAGTKKIPALQGTLVTSLFFEASTRTKNSFELAAKRLSADVQTFAPSSSSLTKGETIIDTAITYSAMGADTLVIRHSSSYITFEIAKKLDAINSKTSVLNAGDGLHSHPSQGLLDIYTLIKFFSKKTLNPEVLNSKKILIIGDVNHSRVARSNLWALSAFGADIILCGPKTLIPDEFINFLKTPAPNQTEDPVKSRGSIKISRSLEESIKIADAIIVLRLQKERMMENLLSSIDSYSLDYGLTPEKLSLNNKEIPILHPGPINRDIEISSKVVDRYPNCLINNQVANGIPIRMALLYLLQKHNN
- the gatC gene encoding Asp-tRNA(Asn)/Glu-tRNA(Gln) amidotransferase subunit GatC, with the protein product MSKITKEEVKKVAHLARLELNGNEINNHAEQLEKILDYIKQLEKIDTDDVPCTTRAIEVVNVFRKDEKKNSDCNEELLELGPSKEDKYFKVPKIINE
- a CDS encoding photosystem II manganese-stabilizing polypeptide, translating into MRIRSFLAFVISICITFAFVPVKTFAFSERGNAQFTDVVNTGKANDCPTLDSSLVGSISLGNGDSLKGICMHPTEVYVKVPGTKRKAAEFVSTKIISPRNNTTVTEVYGDIDSGTFTEKGGIDFQLITVLTPGGLEVPFAFSAKDLTADLPSSIEPGTEVNGSTFTPNYRTGDFLDPKARAKNTGVEYAQGLVALGGDDEELAKENIKVDVNGTGVITLSINNVDSDTDEFAGTFEAIQPSDTDMGSKDPLDVKIIGELYGRKA
- a CDS encoding DUF565 domain-containing protein; its protein translation is MVVKPQKTKFQLKIVENIQTLSFWANNPWRRYSISLITLLIGYFFGSSLGMVSAVVELMDPVAAFLAVVFIEFLILLRRNFRFERKKKFLVLLLDSLRLGLFYGFFTESLKLL
- the isiD gene encoding protein IsiD — translated: MKFISENKISEELVNSFDEEMTLELAKRLEEDNYNSPFDGLKDWHLLRALAINRPELTTNYTHLLDQEPFDEN
- a CDS encoding DNA-3-methyladenine glycosylase, translating into MEEELFPKNFFFRHSKLVAPDLIGCHLIKKNNEIDQVKGVIVETEAYSQEEEACHGYRKMTESNKSLFGKPGTFYIYKSYGIHHCLNIVTDKENFASGVLIRSVFISNKNERLASGPGLVTKTYSVDISFNALEVLNNKSLWISPRESNLEEKDLIQTTRIGISKAKNIKWRWYLKNSRSVSKRLKGDRTPKFQ
- the coaBC gene encoding bifunctional phosphopantothenoylcysteine decarboxylase/phosphopantothenate--cysteine ligase CoaBC yields the protein MKTKTKDSKIKVLLLITGSIAAVRIPLLVSQLAKENYEIRCVLSKNAEKLIKPLSLSILSRNPCILENDQWSDSQSTPLHIELGNWADILIIAPLTATTLAKWVTGNAEGLIPSILIANIKPIIVAPAMNTKMWLNKAVQKNYENLQNYENVLSLQPSEGLLACDAIGIGKIPSNDLIQLALEFIASHKQNEYRKDLLNKEILITGGCTSEKIDAARHITNKSSGAMGLLLSQVARFRGAQVKYVHGPLKIDKNLTDGIKRYEIENSVDLIRELNNEISNCDYFFMNAAVSDFKITSDTSAKIPKNQINAHLNQNFELVPDILKTISKSKKDNQVFVGFCAFTGSIEEARMTIKEKIIQKGCDYLFANPIDLEGQGFGFLAQNEGWLFDTNNMEHYIKKTSKIDLANKLITQIISFKK